TCATGAGCCGCCAGCCCCTGGCCGTCCTCGCCGAGCGGGAGCGCGAACTCTTCGCCCTGCTCAAGGCCCACGGCTATGCCCACCACGACCCCCTCTTCACGCTCCTCTTCCTGGTGGCTGATTTCCTGCCCGAGGTTCGGCTGACCGCTCGCGGGGTGTGGGACGTGAAGGGACGCAAGGTCCTGGCGCCGAGCCGCCGCCTCGCGAGGCGCAGAGGAGCCTGAGCGGGCCGCTCGGCCGGGGCGGGGTTGTGCCGGCGGGGCGGTTCGTGTAAAGTCGGCCGTGCGCATCGTGGACGGATCGTCCCCCGCCGGCTCCAACCGGTGCCTGACAGGAGGAAAGACCATGCGTCGATTGGGGAGTGTCTCGCTCGTCGTCGGGCTGGCCATGCTGATCACGGTCGCGGGCCTGGCGGTCCTCCCGGCCGTCAGCCAGACGCCCAAGTCCGGCGGCATCCTTAACGTCATGCATCGGGAGGACCCGCCGAGCTTCTCGATCCACGAGGAGGCGACGATCTCGACGGTATGGCCGGCCAGCCCCTGCTTCTCGAACCTCGTCTACTTCGACCCGCTCAAGAAGCAGGAGAGCATGGACACGATCATCCCCGAGCTGGCCGAGAAGTGGTCGTGGCAGGACGGTGGGCGGACCCTCGTCTTCTTCCTCCGCAAGGACGTGAAGTGGCACGACGGCCAGCCGTTCAGCTCCAAGGACGTCAAGTACACCTTCGACATGGTCCGCGGGGCCCCGGACGCCACCGGCAAGCTCCGCGTGAACCCGCGCAAGGGCTGGTACGCCAACGTGGAGTCCGTCGAGGCGCCCGACCAGTACACGGTGGCCTTCCGCCTGAAGCGGCCACAGCCCTCGCTTCTCCTGATGCTGGCCTCGGGATACTCGCCCGTGTACCCGGCCCACGTGCCGCCGCGGGAGTTCAAGACCAAATGCGTCGGGACCGGGCCCTTCAAGCTCAAGGAGTACCGCCTCGGCGAGTTCGTGGAGCTGGAGCGGAACCCCAACTACTTCGTCAAGGGGCGGCCCTATCTCGACGGGCTCCGCTATATCGTGATCAAGGAGCGCGGGACGCGGGTGGCGGCGCTCCAGGCCGGCAGGCTCGACGTCTCCTTCCCCGGCGAGATCTCCAAGACCATGGCCGACAGCCTGAAGAGGGCGGTGCCGTCGCTGCTGATCACGCCCGCCAGCGCCAACGTCAACGACAACCTGATCCTGAACACGAAGAAGCCGCCCTTCGACAACGCGAAGGTGCGCCGGGCCCTCAGCCTGGCCATCGACCGACGTGCCTTCGCCCAGGCGGTGCACCAGGGGAGCGCGGCGGCGGGTGCCTCCATGGCGCCCAAGCCGTACGGGGTGTGGGGCCTCCTGGACAAGGACCTGAACAAGCTCCCGGGCTACGGCGACCCGGCCAAGGACAAGGCCGAGGCGAAGCGGATCCTCGCGGCGGCCGGCTACGGTCCCGGGAACCCGCTCAAGGCGGAGATGGTCACGCGCGGCATCGCCATCTACGTGGACTTCGCCTCCTTCGTCATCGACCAGATCAAGCAAGTCGGCGTGGAGGCCACGCTGAAGCAGGTCGAGACCGGCGTGTGGCACCCGATGGTGACCCGGCGCGAGTACCTGATGGGGGCCAACCTCACGGGCATCGGCCCCGACGATCCCGACGCCAACTTCTACGAGAACTACCGGTGCGGCTCGCCGCGGAACTACACCGACTACTGCAACGAGCTGGTGGACACCATGATGGACAAGCAGTCCCAGGAGCAGGACCCGAAGAAGCGCCTCCAGCTCGTGTGGGACATCCAGAAGAAGCTCGAGGAGGAGGGGGCCCGGCCCGTGATGGGGTGGCGGATCGACTACTTCACGCACTGGCCGCACGTCAAGAACCTGGTGCCCCA
This Candidatus Rokuibacteriota bacterium DNA region includes the following protein-coding sequences:
- a CDS encoding ABC transporter substrate-binding protein; this encodes MRRLGSVSLVVGLAMLITVAGLAVLPAVSQTPKSGGILNVMHREDPPSFSIHEEATISTVWPASPCFSNLVYFDPLKKQESMDTIIPELAEKWSWQDGGRTLVFFLRKDVKWHDGQPFSSKDVKYTFDMVRGAPDATGKLRVNPRKGWYANVESVEAPDQYTVAFRLKRPQPSLLLMLASGYSPVYPAHVPPREFKTKCVGTGPFKLKEYRLGEFVELERNPNYFVKGRPYLDGLRYIVIKERGTRVAALQAGRLDVSFPGEISKTMADSLKRAVPSLLITPASANVNDNLILNTKKPPFDNAKVRRALSLAIDRRAFAQAVHQGSAAAGASMAPKPYGVWGLLDKDLNKLPGYGDPAKDKAEAKRILAAAGYGPGNPLKAEMVTRGIAIYVDFASFVIDQIKQVGVEATLKQVETGVWHPMVTRREYLMGANLTGIGPDDPDANFYENYRCGSPRNYTDYCNELVDTMMDKQSQEQDPKKRLQLVWDIQKKLEEEGARPVMGWRIDYFTHWPHVKNLVP